The following proteins come from a genomic window of Megalobrama amblycephala isolate DHTTF-2021 linkage group LG1, ASM1881202v1, whole genome shotgun sequence:
- the LOC125275212 gene encoding GTPase IMAP family member 8-like isoform X1 yields MACSSAGRESPELNRPNMRRGSFDKKRPSMSDVRIVLLGKSVSENSRVGNFLLGRAAFDSEAHPDVVERLRGRLKDRHVMIINSPQLLQTNISDDQITQTVRECVSLSDPGPHVFILVLQYNDFTKKHLKRVKIVLKEFSKDAIKRTILITTDEATRSKRASWKVTLESELIRLSTDCEGRHVQLNNETEKWLSDIDQWIEKILRDNSEEFLKCDYDYAEGSSVDKDPNTTSASPRTKEDPDSKDDEQHQDTHTEMKKSKRFARFMPLSAFLGYTEQSPKQNQPRGVVSDTRQQRLNMVLCGSDETLKASVSNYIRKEKKKKLRISLVELPALNRLSEEEAMSHAHRCVSRCDPGVHVFLLVIPAGPLNNEDKAEMENIQKIFSSRINKHLMVLIIQEESMISNLNILHTSVTKTSIQTLGGHHFVLENSSQVPDLLQDVENMVQENKGSSYTTFMYLQDRVELERNKHRAEIEELRKYVMKTQSTAAGVRHDEDLRIVLLGKTGVGKSATGNTILRRDMFESIPNPSSVTRECQKETSEFNRRRITVIDTPGLFDTGVDNDEIWKEIVKCVSMAAPGPHVFLLVLQLGRFTQEEKDAVKMILETFGDKSRMYTIVLFTRGDELRGTTIEDYVQRNDSLKNLVHQFGDRYHVFNNMENKDYTQVSDLLDKIDWMLTVNGGSFYTNVMFQQVEKNIKDEQERIMKEKEEEIKRNEEELKTKYEAEMEHMKKEKERERQEMQNELRRTEEEFKKREEEIKKETNETLRDEMKRKLEEHKKQIEEENERKEKSLGEMQQSFIKLLEEKHEKDKHKLQEKIQCEAREQAECEFSEKLMKEVNKALEDAEAKLPYTAKRARDWNRYVPILGGAAGGAVGGVEDIVQFFGKIKFKRQAQSQTEG; encoded by the exons ATGGCGTGCAGTTCAG CGGGAAGAGAAAGTCCTGAATTAAATCGCCCAAACA TGCGCAGAGGTAGCTTTGATAAGAAACGCCCCAGCA TGAGTGATGTGAGGATTGTTCTTCTGGGGAAGAGCGTGTCAGAAAACAGTCGTGTGGGAAACTTCCTGTTGGGACGAGCAGCGTTTGACAGTGAAGCTCATCCAGATGTTGTAGAGAGACTCAGAGGAAGATTGAAGGACAGACATGTGATGATCATCAACAGTCCTCAGTTGCTCCAGACAAACATCTCAGATGATCAGATCACACAGacagtgagagagtgtgtgtctcTGTCTGATCCAGGACCTCATGTCTTCATACTCGTACTGCAGTATAATGACTTCACTAAGAAGCACCTGAAAAGAGTGAAAATTGTCCTGAAAGAATTCAGTAAAGACGCGATTAAACGCACCATCTTGATCACGACTGATGAAGCAACACGTAGTAAACGGGCATCTTGGAAAGTTACGTTGGAAAGTGAATTAATTCGATTATCTACAGATTGTGAAGGAAGACATGTTCAACTTAATAATGAGACAGAGAAATGGCTGTCTGACATAGATCAATGGATAGAGAAGATACTCAGAGACAACAGTGAAGAATTTCTCAAGTGTGATTATGATTATGCAGAAGGATCATCAGTGGATAAAGATCCGAACACAACTTCTGCTTCTCCCAGAACAAAGGAAGATCCTGATTCAAAGGATGATGAACAACACCAAGACACTCATACAGAGATGAAGAAATCAAAAAGATTTGCTCGTTTTATGCCATTAAGTGCCTTTT TGGGTTACACAGAACAAAGTCCAAAGCAAAATCAGCCAAGGG GAGTTGTAAGTGACACAAGACAACAGAGGCTGAACATGGTGCTGTGTGGAAGTGATGAAACACTGAAGGCCTCTGTATCCAACTatataagaaaagaaaaaaagaaaaaacttcgGATCAGTCTGGTGGAGCTTCCAGCTCTCAATCGGCTCTCAGAGGAGGAAGCGATGTCTCACGCTCATCGCTGTGTGTCTCGCTGTGATCCTGGAGTTCATGTTTTCCTCCTAGTTATTCCTGCTGGTCCACTTAATAATGAAGACAAAGCAGAAATGGAGAACATCCAGAAGATATTCAGCTCAAGAATCAACAAACACCTCATGGTTCTCATAATCCAAGAGGAGAGCATGATTAGCAATCTGAATATACTTCACACTTCAGTTACTAAGACATCTATCCAGACACTTGGAGGTCATCATTTTGTTCTGGAGAACAGCTCACAGGTTCCAGATCTACTGCAGGATGTAGAGAATATGGTACAGGAGAACAAAGGAAGTTCCTACACAACATTCATGTACCTTCAGGATCGAGTAGAACTGGAGAGAAACAAACACAGAGCTGAAATAGAGGAACTGAGAAAATATGTGATGAAGACTCAATCAACAGCAG CAGGTGTAAGACATGATGAAGATCTGAGGATTGTGCTGCTGGGAAAGACGGGTGTGGGGAAAAGTGCAACAGGAAACACCATACTGAGAAGAGACATGTTTGAATCAATACCTAATCCATCCTCAGTGACCAGAGAGTGTCAGAAAGAAACATCTGAGTTCAACAGAAGACGAATAACTGTGATTGACACTCCAGGACTGTTTGATACTGGAGTTGATAATGATGAGATCTGGAAGGAGATTGTGAAGTGCGTCTCAATGGCAGCACCTGGTCCACATGTGTTTCTGCTGGTGCTTCAACTGGGACGATTCACTCAAGAGGAGAAAGATGCAGTGAAGATGATCCTGGAGACTTTTGGAGACAAATCCAGAATGTACACCATAGTACTGTTCACCAGAGGAGATGAACTTAGAGGAACAACAATTGAAGATTATGTTCAACGAAATGACAGCTTAAAGAACCTCGTCCATCAGTTTGGAGACAGATACCATGTGTTCAATAACATGGAGAATAAAGATTACACACAAGTTTCTGATCTTCTGGATAAGATTGACTGGATGTTGACAGTAAATGGAGGGAGTTTCTACACCAATGTGATGTTCCAGCAGGTGGAGAAGaacatcaaagatgaacaagaGAGAATcatgaaagagaaagaagaagAGATCAAGAGAAATGAAGAAGAGCTGAAAACCAAATATGAAGCTGAAATGGAACacatgaagaaagaaaaagagagagaaagacaagaGATGCAGAATGAACTGAGAAGAACTGAAGAGGAATTCAAAAAGAGAGAGGAGGAGATCAAGAAAGAGACCAATGAAACCCTTCGAGACGAGATGAAGAGAAAACTGGAGGAGCACAAGAAACAAATTGAAGAGGAGAATGAAAGAAAGGAAAAATCTTTAGGAGAAATGCAACAGAGCTTCATTAAACTCCTGGAAGAAAAACATGAGAAGGACAAGCACAAACTTCAGGAGAAAATTCAATGTGAAGCTAGAGAACAAGCAGAATGTGAATTTAGTGAAAAACTTATGAAAGAAGTGAATAAAGCTTTAGAAGACGCTGAAGCGAAACTACCATATACAGCCAAACGAGCTCGTGACTGGAATCGCTATGTTCCTATTCTTGGAGGAGCTGCTGGAGGAGCTGTTGGTGGTGTTGAAGACATTGTGCAGTTCTTTggcaaaattaaatttaaacgtCAAGCCCAAAGTCAAACTGAAGGTTGA
- the LOC125275212 gene encoding GTPase IMAP family member 8-like isoform X2, with protein MACSSAGRESPELNRPNMRRGSFDKKRPSMSDVRIVLLGKSVSENSRVGNFLLGRAAFDSEAHPDVVERLRGRLKDRHVMIINSPQLLQTNISDDQITQTVRECVSLSDPGPHVFILVLQYNDFTKKHLKRVKIVLKEFSKDAIKRTILITTDEATRSKRASWKVTLESELIRLSTDCEGRHVQLNNETEKWLSDIDQWIEKILRDNSEEFLKCDYDYAEGSSVDKDPNTTSASPRTKEDPDSKDDEQHQDTHTEMKKSKRFARFMPLSAFLGYTEQSPKQNQPRGVVSDTRQQRLNMVLCGSDETLKASVSNYIRKEKKKKLRISLVELPALNRLSEEEAMSHAHRCVSRCDPGVHVFLLVIPAGPLNNEDKAEMENIQKIFSSRINKHLMVLIIQEESMISNLNILHTSVTKTSIQTLGGHHFVLENSSQVPDLLQDVENMVQENKGSSYTTFMYLQDRVELERNKHRAEIEELRKYVMKTQSTAGVRHDEDLRIVLLGKTGVGKSATGNTILRRDMFESIPNPSSVTRECQKETSEFNRRRITVIDTPGLFDTGVDNDEIWKEIVKCVSMAAPGPHVFLLVLQLGRFTQEEKDAVKMILETFGDKSRMYTIVLFTRGDELRGTTIEDYVQRNDSLKNLVHQFGDRYHVFNNMENKDYTQVSDLLDKIDWMLTVNGGSFYTNVMFQQVEKNIKDEQERIMKEKEEEIKRNEEELKTKYEAEMEHMKKEKERERQEMQNELRRTEEEFKKREEEIKKETNETLRDEMKRKLEEHKKQIEEENERKEKSLGEMQQSFIKLLEEKHEKDKHKLQEKIQCEAREQAECEFSEKLMKEVNKALEDAEAKLPYTAKRARDWNRYVPILGGAAGGAVGGVEDIVQFFGKIKFKRQAQSQTEG; from the exons ATGGCGTGCAGTTCAG CGGGAAGAGAAAGTCCTGAATTAAATCGCCCAAACA TGCGCAGAGGTAGCTTTGATAAGAAACGCCCCAGCA TGAGTGATGTGAGGATTGTTCTTCTGGGGAAGAGCGTGTCAGAAAACAGTCGTGTGGGAAACTTCCTGTTGGGACGAGCAGCGTTTGACAGTGAAGCTCATCCAGATGTTGTAGAGAGACTCAGAGGAAGATTGAAGGACAGACATGTGATGATCATCAACAGTCCTCAGTTGCTCCAGACAAACATCTCAGATGATCAGATCACACAGacagtgagagagtgtgtgtctcTGTCTGATCCAGGACCTCATGTCTTCATACTCGTACTGCAGTATAATGACTTCACTAAGAAGCACCTGAAAAGAGTGAAAATTGTCCTGAAAGAATTCAGTAAAGACGCGATTAAACGCACCATCTTGATCACGACTGATGAAGCAACACGTAGTAAACGGGCATCTTGGAAAGTTACGTTGGAAAGTGAATTAATTCGATTATCTACAGATTGTGAAGGAAGACATGTTCAACTTAATAATGAGACAGAGAAATGGCTGTCTGACATAGATCAATGGATAGAGAAGATACTCAGAGACAACAGTGAAGAATTTCTCAAGTGTGATTATGATTATGCAGAAGGATCATCAGTGGATAAAGATCCGAACACAACTTCTGCTTCTCCCAGAACAAAGGAAGATCCTGATTCAAAGGATGATGAACAACACCAAGACACTCATACAGAGATGAAGAAATCAAAAAGATTTGCTCGTTTTATGCCATTAAGTGCCTTTT TGGGTTACACAGAACAAAGTCCAAAGCAAAATCAGCCAAGGG GAGTTGTAAGTGACACAAGACAACAGAGGCTGAACATGGTGCTGTGTGGAAGTGATGAAACACTGAAGGCCTCTGTATCCAACTatataagaaaagaaaaaaagaaaaaacttcgGATCAGTCTGGTGGAGCTTCCAGCTCTCAATCGGCTCTCAGAGGAGGAAGCGATGTCTCACGCTCATCGCTGTGTGTCTCGCTGTGATCCTGGAGTTCATGTTTTCCTCCTAGTTATTCCTGCTGGTCCACTTAATAATGAAGACAAAGCAGAAATGGAGAACATCCAGAAGATATTCAGCTCAAGAATCAACAAACACCTCATGGTTCTCATAATCCAAGAGGAGAGCATGATTAGCAATCTGAATATACTTCACACTTCAGTTACTAAGACATCTATCCAGACACTTGGAGGTCATCATTTTGTTCTGGAGAACAGCTCACAGGTTCCAGATCTACTGCAGGATGTAGAGAATATGGTACAGGAGAACAAAGGAAGTTCCTACACAACATTCATGTACCTTCAGGATCGAGTAGAACTGGAGAGAAACAAACACAGAGCTGAAATAGAGGAACTGAGAAAATATGTGATGAAGACTCAATCAACAGCAG GTGTAAGACATGATGAAGATCTGAGGATTGTGCTGCTGGGAAAGACGGGTGTGGGGAAAAGTGCAACAGGAAACACCATACTGAGAAGAGACATGTTTGAATCAATACCTAATCCATCCTCAGTGACCAGAGAGTGTCAGAAAGAAACATCTGAGTTCAACAGAAGACGAATAACTGTGATTGACACTCCAGGACTGTTTGATACTGGAGTTGATAATGATGAGATCTGGAAGGAGATTGTGAAGTGCGTCTCAATGGCAGCACCTGGTCCACATGTGTTTCTGCTGGTGCTTCAACTGGGACGATTCACTCAAGAGGAGAAAGATGCAGTGAAGATGATCCTGGAGACTTTTGGAGACAAATCCAGAATGTACACCATAGTACTGTTCACCAGAGGAGATGAACTTAGAGGAACAACAATTGAAGATTATGTTCAACGAAATGACAGCTTAAAGAACCTCGTCCATCAGTTTGGAGACAGATACCATGTGTTCAATAACATGGAGAATAAAGATTACACACAAGTTTCTGATCTTCTGGATAAGATTGACTGGATGTTGACAGTAAATGGAGGGAGTTTCTACACCAATGTGATGTTCCAGCAGGTGGAGAAGaacatcaaagatgaacaagaGAGAATcatgaaagagaaagaagaagAGATCAAGAGAAATGAAGAAGAGCTGAAAACCAAATATGAAGCTGAAATGGAACacatgaagaaagaaaaagagagagaaagacaagaGATGCAGAATGAACTGAGAAGAACTGAAGAGGAATTCAAAAAGAGAGAGGAGGAGATCAAGAAAGAGACCAATGAAACCCTTCGAGACGAGATGAAGAGAAAACTGGAGGAGCACAAGAAACAAATTGAAGAGGAGAATGAAAGAAAGGAAAAATCTTTAGGAGAAATGCAACAGAGCTTCATTAAACTCCTGGAAGAAAAACATGAGAAGGACAAGCACAAACTTCAGGAGAAAATTCAATGTGAAGCTAGAGAACAAGCAGAATGTGAATTTAGTGAAAAACTTATGAAAGAAGTGAATAAAGCTTTAGAAGACGCTGAAGCGAAACTACCATATACAGCCAAACGAGCTCGTGACTGGAATCGCTATGTTCCTATTCTTGGAGGAGCTGCTGGAGGAGCTGTTGGTGGTGTTGAAGACATTGTGCAGTTCTTTggcaaaattaaatttaaacgtCAAGCCCAAAGTCAAACTGAAGGTTGA
- the LOC125275209 gene encoding DNA-directed RNA polymerases I, II, and III subunit RPABC2: protein MSDNEDNFDDGDFDDVEDEEPLDDLENAEDEDQENVQILPAGEGQQANQKRITTPYMTKYERARVLGTRALQIAMCAPVMVELEGETDPLQIAMKELKSRKIPIIIRRYLPDGSYEDWGCDELIITD, encoded by the exons ATGTCTGACAACGAAGACAA ttTTGATGACGGAGATTTTGATGATGTTGAAGATGAAGAGCCTCTGGATGATCTGGAGAATGCGGAGGAT GAGGATCAGGAGAACGTCCAGATCCTGCCGGCGGGAGAAGGACAGCAGGCCAATCAGAAGAGGATCACCACTCCTTACATGACCAAATACGAGCGCGCGCGAGTGCTGGGTACGCGAGCGCTGCAGATTGC GATGTGTGCGCCGGTGATGGTGGAGCTGGAAGGAGAGACAGATCCGCTGCAGATCGCCATGAAAGAGCTCAA GAGCAGGAAGATCCCCATCATCATCCGCCGGTATCTTCCTGACGGCAGTTACGAGGACTGGGGCTGCGACGAGCTCATCATCACCGACTGA
- the LOC125275223 gene encoding LOW QUALITY PROTEIN: transcription factor Sox-10-like (The sequence of the model RefSeq protein was modified relative to this genomic sequence to represent the inferred CDS: inserted 1 base in 1 codon; deleted 2 bases in 1 codon): MSAEEHSMSEVEMSPGVSDDGHSMSPGHSSGAPGGPDSPLPGQPSQIPGVGDDGAGVSAGVSVKSDDDDDRFPIGIREAVSQVLNGYDWTLVPXPVRVNSGSKSKPHVKRPMNAFMVWAQAARRKLADQYPHLHNAELSKTLGKLWRLLNETDKRPFIEEAERLRKQHKKDYPEYKYQPRRRKNGKPGSNSEADAHSEGEVSHSQSHYKSLHLEVAHGGAAGSPLADGHHPHATGQSHSPPTPPTTPKTELQGGNLEGKREGGASRSGLGVGADGSSASSSASGKPHIDFGNVDIGEISHDVMANMEPFDVNEFDQYLPPNGHPQASGGASAGSSASPYAYGISSALAAASGHSTAWLSKQQLPSQQHLGSDGGKTQIKSETHFSSDAAAAASGSHVTYTPLSLPHYSSAFPSLASRAQFAEYAEHQASGSYYAHSSQTSGLYSAFSYMGPSQRPLYTAIPDPGSVPQSHSPTHWEQPVYTTLSRP, from the exons ATGTCGGCGGAGGAGCACAGTATGTCGGAGGTGGAAATGAGTCCTGGGGTCTCGGATGACGGTCACTCTATGTCCCCCGGGCATTCGTCCGGAGCTCCCGGCGGGCCGGACTCCCCTCTTCCCGGTCAGCCGTCTCAGATTCCCGGCGTCGGTGATGATGGAGCCGGAGTCTCTGCAGGTGTTTCGGTGAAGTCCGACGACGACGACGACCGGTTTCCCATCGGCATCCGCGAGGCGGTTAGTCAGGTGCTCAACGGCTACGACTGGACTCTCGTGC TGCCCGTGCGCGTGAACTCGGGCAGTAAGAGCAAGCCGCACGTGAAGCGGCCGATGAACGCGTTCATGGTGTGGGCGCAGGCCGCGCGCAGGAAACTGGCGGATCAATATCCGCACCTGCACAACGCCGAGCTCAGTAAAACACTTGGAAAACTCTGGAG GCTGCTGAACGAGACGGATAAGAGGCCGTTCATCGAGGAAGCTGAGCGTTTGAGGAAGCAGCATAAGAAAGACTATCCTGAGTACAAATACCAGCCACGTCGACGCAAGAACGGCAAACCTGGATCCAACTCTGAGGCCGACGCCCACTCCGAGGGCGAGGTCAgtcacagccaatcacattacaaGAGCCTGCACCTGGAGGTGGCGCACGGCGGGGCCGCAGGGTCGCCATTGGCCGACGGACACCACCCTCACGCTACAG GTCAGAGTCACAGTCCTCCGACGCCCCCTACCACTCCTAAGACGGAACTGCAGGGGGGAAATCTG GAGGGGAAGCGTGAGGGCGGAGCCTCCAGGAGCGGTTTGGGGGTGGGAGCAGATGGAAGCTCCGCTTCCTCATCCGCCAGCGGTAAACCGCACATCGACTTCGGTAACGTGGACATTGGCGAGATCAGCCATGATGTAATGGCCAACATGGAGCCGTTCGACGTGAACGAGTTCGACCAGTACCTTCCACCCAACGGGCACCCGCAGGCGTCGGGCGGCGCAAGTGCCGGGTCTTCGGCTTCTCCGTATGCTTACGGCATCTCCAGCGCTCTGGCGGCCGCTAGTGGTCACTCAACCGCCTGGCTTTCCAAGCAACAGCTGCCGTCCCAGCAGCACTTGGGCTCGGATGGCGGGAAAACACAGATTAAGAGTGAGACGCACTTCTCCAGCGACGCGGCCGCTGCGGCTAGCGGGTCACACGTCACGTACACGCCTCTCAGCCTGCCGCACTACAGCTCCGCCTTCCCCTCACTGGCGTCACGTGCACAGTTCGCAGAATACGCCGAGCACCAGGCGTCCGGCTCGTACTACGCCCACTCCAGCCAAACCTCCGGCCTCTACTCCGCCTTCTCCTACATGGGCCCCTCGCAGAGGCCCCTGTACACAGCCATTCCGGATCCCGGTTCTGTGCCGCAGTCGCACAGCCCGACTCACTGGGAGCAGCCCGTCTACACCACCTTATCTCGACCGTGA